In Neisseria brasiliensis, the following proteins share a genomic window:
- the pilB gene encoding type IV-A pilus assembly ATPase PilB translates to MSVGLLRVLAQSQTITPTQAEHYQAAIKAHKDIMPMLFDDGVISPKALGELVARVFSYPLLDLHHYPRSHVLTDVLTEEQMVQNRCVPIFRRGRKVYLAVSDPTQIQNFQKIAFSSGVSVDLVVVPHDQLSSLLEWIGQRSTTILKEISQEQESSQTPQALYIDNEEAEDGPIPRFIHKTLSDALNAGASDIHFEFYEQMARVRFRVDGQLREVVQPPVAVRGQLASRIKVMARLDISEKRVPQDGRIQIAFHKHGRPIDFRVSTLPTLFGEKVVMRILNSDAATLNIDQLGFEPFQKEMLLEAIHRPYGMVLVTGPTGSGKTVSLYTCLNILNTEDVNISTAEDPAEINLPGINQVNVNDKQGLTFAAALKSFLRQDPDIIMVGEIRDLETADIAIKAAQTGHMVFSTLHTNNAPATLSRMLNMGVAPFNIASSVSLIMAQRLLRRLCPSCKKPIERPPVPALKKAGFTDEDLANDWQMYRPVGCDSCRGKGFKGRVGVYEVMPITEEMQRVIMDNGTEVDIQNMAYQEGMVDLRRAGLLKVMQGLTSLEEVTAHTND, encoded by the coding sequence ATGAGTGTCGGATTACTGCGCGTCTTGGCGCAAAGTCAAACCATTACGCCTACTCAGGCAGAACATTATCAAGCAGCAATCAAAGCGCATAAAGACATTATGCCTATGCTGTTTGATGATGGTGTGATTTCTCCCAAAGCCCTTGGTGAGCTGGTGGCGCGCGTGTTCAGCTATCCTTTGCTGGATTTGCACCATTATCCGCGTAGTCATGTCTTGACGGATGTGTTGACTGAAGAGCAGATGGTGCAAAACCGCTGTGTGCCGATTTTCCGTCGCGGCCGTAAGGTTTATTTGGCGGTTTCTGATCCGACTCAAATTCAAAATTTTCAAAAAATCGCCTTTTCTTCAGGTGTTTCTGTCGATTTGGTGGTGGTGCCGCATGACCAGTTGAGCTCTTTACTGGAATGGATTGGTCAACGTTCGACTACCATTTTGAAAGAAATCAGCCAAGAGCAGGAATCTTCTCAAACACCGCAAGCGTTGTATATCGACAATGAAGAAGCGGAAGATGGTCCGATTCCGCGTTTTATTCATAAAACATTGTCTGATGCCTTGAATGCCGGTGCCTCAGATATCCATTTTGAATTTTACGAGCAAATGGCGCGTGTGCGTTTCCGTGTCGATGGCCAATTGCGTGAAGTAGTGCAGCCGCCGGTTGCTGTGCGCGGTCAGTTGGCCTCACGTATTAAAGTGATGGCGCGCTTGGATATTTCTGAAAAACGCGTGCCGCAAGATGGTCGTATTCAGATTGCCTTCCATAAACATGGTCGCCCGATTGATTTCCGTGTGAGTACCTTGCCGACTTTGTTCGGTGAAAAAGTGGTGATGCGTATTCTGAATTCGGATGCCGCCACATTGAATATCGACCAATTGGGCTTTGAGCCATTCCAAAAAGAAATGCTGCTTGAAGCCATTCACCGTCCTTACGGTATGGTGCTGGTGACCGGCCCTACCGGCTCGGGTAAAACTGTTTCGCTGTATACCTGCCTGAATATTTTGAACACGGAAGACGTGAATATTTCCACCGCGGAAGACCCTGCCGAGATTAACTTGCCGGGAATTAATCAGGTTAACGTCAATGACAAACAAGGCCTGACCTTTGCGGCTGCGCTGAAATCTTTCCTGCGTCAGGATCCGGACATCATCATGGTCGGCGAGATTCGTGACTTGGAAACTGCCGATATTGCGATTAAAGCCGCGCAAACCGGTCATATGGTGTTTTCGACATTGCACACCAATAATGCACCGGCAACCTTGTCGCGTATGCTGAATATGGGCGTGGCGCCTTTTAATATTGCCAGTTCGGTAAGTTTGATTATGGCGCAGCGTTTGTTGCGTCGCCTGTGCCCAAGTTGTAAAAAACCGATTGAACGTCCGCCGGTTCCGGCATTGAAAAAAGCTGGGTTTACTGATGAAGATTTGGCCAATGATTGGCAAATGTACCGTCCGGTTGGTTGTGACAGTTGTCGCGGCAAAGGTTTTAAAGGCCGTGTCGGTGTGTATGAAGTGATGCCGATTACCGAAGAAATGCAACGTGTGATTATGGATAACGGCACGGAAGTCGATATCCAAAACATGGCTTACCAAGAAGGCATGGTGGATTTGCGTCGTGCTGGTTTATTGAAAGTCATGCAGGGGTTGACTTCGTTGGAAGAAGTAACGGCACACACCAATGACTGA
- the groL gene encoding chaperonin GroEL (60 kDa chaperone family; promotes refolding of misfolded polypeptides especially under stressful conditions; forms two stacked rings of heptamers to form a barrel-shaped 14mer; ends can be capped by GroES; misfolded proteins enter the barrel where they are refolded when GroES binds), producing MAAKDVQFGSEVRQKMVNGVNTLANAVRVTLGPKGRNVVLDRAFGGPHITKDGVSVAKEIELKDKFENMGAQMVKEVASKTNDVAGDGTTTATVLAQAIVVEGMKYVTAGMNPTDLKRGIDKAVAALVDELKNIAKPCDTSKEIAQVGSISANSDEQVGQIIAEAMEKVGKEGVITVEDGKSLENELDVVEGMQFDRGYLSPYFINDAEKQIAALDNPFVLLFDKKISNIRDLLPVLEQIAKTSRPLLIIAEDVEGEALATLVVNNIRGILKTVAVKAPGFGDRRKAMLQDIAILTGGQVISEEVGLSLEKATLEDLGQAKRIEIGKENTTIIDGFGDAAQIEGRVAEIRQQIEVATSDYDREKLQERVAKLAGGVAVIKVGAATEVEMKEKKDRVEDALHATRAAVEEGVVAGGGVALLRARSALENLHTGNADQDAGVQIVLRAIESPLRQIVANAGGEPSVVVNKVLEGQGNYGYNAGSGEYGDMIEMGVLDPAKVTRSALQHAASIAGLMLTTDCMIAEIPEDKPAMPDMGGMGGMGGMM from the coding sequence ATGGCAGCAAAAGACGTACAATTCGGTAGCGAAGTTCGCCAAAAAATGGTGAACGGTGTCAACACCTTGGCCAACGCCGTGCGCGTAACTTTAGGCCCTAAAGGCCGCAACGTGGTATTGGATCGCGCATTCGGCGGCCCACACATCACTAAAGACGGCGTGTCTGTGGCTAAAGAAATCGAATTGAAAGACAAATTCGAAAACATGGGCGCGCAAATGGTGAAAGAAGTCGCTTCTAAAACCAATGACGTGGCCGGTGACGGTACCACTACCGCAACTGTGTTGGCACAAGCCATCGTGGTGGAAGGCATGAAATATGTGACTGCCGGCATGAATCCGACCGATCTGAAACGCGGTATCGACAAAGCCGTGGCCGCTTTGGTTGACGAATTGAAAAACATCGCCAAACCTTGCGATACTTCCAAAGAAATCGCCCAAGTGGGTTCGATTTCGGCCAACTCTGACGAGCAGGTCGGCCAGATCATTGCCGAAGCGATGGAAAAAGTCGGCAAAGAAGGCGTGATTACCGTAGAAGACGGCAAATCTTTGGAAAACGAGTTGGATGTGGTAGAAGGCATGCAGTTCGACCGTGGCTACCTGTCGCCATACTTCATCAACGATGCCGAAAAACAAATCGCGGCCTTGGATAACCCGTTTGTCTTGTTGTTCGACAAAAAAATCAGCAACATCCGCGACCTGCTACCTGTTTTGGAACAAATCGCCAAAACCAGCCGTCCGCTGCTGATTATCGCTGAAGACGTGGAAGGCGAAGCCTTGGCGACTTTGGTGGTGAACAACATCCGCGGCATCCTGAAAACCGTGGCCGTGAAAGCACCGGGCTTCGGCGACCGCCGCAAAGCCATGTTGCAAGACATCGCCATTTTGACCGGTGGCCAAGTGATTTCGGAAGAAGTGGGCTTGTCTTTGGAAAAAGCCACTTTGGAAGATTTGGGTCAAGCCAAACGCATTGAAATCGGTAAAGAAAACACCACTATCATTGATGGCTTCGGTGATGCCGCTCAAATCGAAGGCCGTGTGGCGGAAATCCGTCAACAAATCGAAGTGGCCACCAGCGACTACGATCGTGAAAAACTGCAAGAGCGCGTGGCCAAATTGGCCGGCGGTGTAGCAGTGATTAAAGTCGGTGCCGCAACCGAAGTGGAAATGAAAGAGAAGAAAGACCGCGTGGAAGACGCGCTGCACGCCACCCGTGCCGCCGTTGAAGAAGGCGTGGTCGCAGGTGGTGGCGTGGCCTTGCTGCGTGCCCGTTCGGCTCTGGAAAACCTGCACACCGGTAATGCCGACCAAGATGCGGGCGTACAAATCGTATTGCGCGCGATTGAGTCTCCATTACGTCAAATCGTGGCCAATGCCGGCGGCGAGCCAAGCGTGGTGGTGAACAAAGTGTTGGAAGGCCAAGGCAACTACGGCTACAACGCAGGCAGCGGCGAATACGGCGACATGATTGAAATGGGCGTATTGGATCCGGCCAAAGTGACCCGTTCTGCATTGCAACACGCTGCTTCTATCGCCGGCTTGATGCTGACCACCGACTGCATGATTGCGGAAATCCCTGAAGACAAACCGGCTATGCCTGATATGGGCGGCATGGGTGGTATGGGCGGTATGATGTAA
- the groES gene encoding co-chaperone GroES, whose translation MTIRPLHDRVVVKRVEAEEKTASGIVLPGAAAEKPDMGEVVAVGAGKVGRDGQRRALDVKVGDKVIFGKYSGQTVKADGEELLVMREEDIFAIVE comes from the coding sequence ATGACCATCCGTCCTTTACATGACCGCGTAGTGGTAAAACGCGTTGAAGCTGAAGAAAAAACCGCATCAGGCATCGTGTTGCCGGGTGCTGCAGCCGAAAAACCTGATATGGGTGAAGTGGTTGCCGTGGGTGCCGGCAAAGTAGGCCGCGACGGCCAACGCCGTGCTTTGGATGTGAAAGTCGGTGACAAAGTGATTTTCGGCAAATACAGCGGCCAAACTGTGAAAGCCGACGGCGAAGAGCTGTTGGTGATGCGCGAAGAAGACATTTTTGCGATTGTAGAATAA
- a CDS encoding alpha/beta hydrolase — protein MLLKKFLLTFGLLFTTGIAGAAPDLSQKSDTAPLYAPDSHYRFETLNFQSADSKRRYRIYLGIPKTAVPKQGHSVLYALDGNALTENLSPSRLNTLKQPPVLVLIGYDTDLRFDTAARAHDYTPPNHQDQTFSDAVDPTRTHGGAADFLQLINTAIRPQIEARVKLNPERQMLWGHSYGGLFVLYTLLNSPQSFTHYIAADPALWFEQGSLYQQYQTAFRRPDVFGNRTLFIEQSQRKRERDTSKLTPEQAAHLAARQQSAAQLPSDAGKKLTEQMSARNDIRAEFTGYPELDHGGILPVSFLHALEIAGEP, from the coding sequence ATGCTACTCAAAAAATTCCTACTCACCTTCGGCCTGCTTTTTACTACAGGCATTGCCGGAGCCGCGCCTGATTTAAGCCAAAAATCAGACACCGCACCACTTTACGCGCCCGACAGCCATTATCGTTTTGAAACGCTGAATTTCCAATCTGCCGACAGCAAACGCCGCTACCGCATATATTTAGGCATTCCGAAAACCGCCGTGCCAAAGCAAGGCCACAGTGTATTGTATGCGCTCGACGGCAATGCTTTAACCGAAAACCTAAGCCCGTCACGCCTAAACACGCTCAAGCAGCCGCCGGTGTTGGTGCTGATTGGTTATGACACCGATTTGCGCTTCGACACCGCCGCCCGTGCGCACGATTACACGCCGCCGAATCACCAAGATCAAACCTTCAGCGATGCCGTTGACCCCACACGCACCCACGGCGGCGCGGCGGATTTTTTACAACTCATCAACACCGCCATCCGCCCGCAAATCGAAGCGCGCGTAAAGCTCAATCCTGAGCGGCAAATGCTGTGGGGGCATTCCTACGGCGGTTTGTTTGTGCTGTATACGCTTTTAAATTCGCCGCAAAGTTTCACCCACTACATCGCCGCCGACCCCGCCTTGTGGTTTGAACAAGGCAGTTTATATCAGCAATACCAAACCGCGTTCAGACGGCCTGATGTCTTTGGCAACCGCACGTTATTCATCGAACAAAGCCAGCGCAAACGCGAGCGCGACACCAGCAAACTCACGCCCGAACAAGCCGCCCATTTGGCCGCACGACAACAATCCGCCGCACAATTACCCAGCGATGCAGGCAAAAAATTAACCGAGCAAATGTCCGCCCGAAACGACATCCGTGCCGAGTTTACCGGCTATCCCGAATTGGATCACGGCGGCATTTTGCCGGTTTCGTTTCTACACGCCTTGGAAATTGCCGGCGAGCCGTAA
- a CDS encoding siderophore-interacting protein yields MNPNRPRLVQVASWQDVSPHLRRIVFHSEELADYPYAFNGAPMKVFLPADGQTVPNFPEMTPTGPKWAEGVQRPFVRTYTVRDFDRQANTLTIDFVLHGDNGPASAFAERVQTGQTIGVSASRGRDEMLKPAAEYLMVGDLTSLPAIESMLLDMDAGARGNVFMLLPENETLPSTFRHPQGVNVHTVYAEPEQYSNIIEQVRQVRPTSDDCYVWIAGEAAMVGVLRDLIRKGWQLSIKQCYAVPYWRLGGAEEKYHQKRHDFMDSDVE; encoded by the coding sequence ATGAACCCCAACCGCCCACGTCTTGTACAAGTTGCCTCATGGCAGGATGTCAGCCCGCATCTGCGCCGCATTGTGTTCCACAGCGAAGAATTGGCCGACTATCCTTACGCTTTCAACGGTGCGCCGATGAAAGTATTTCTGCCTGCCGACGGCCAAACCGTGCCGAATTTTCCTGAAATGACACCGACCGGCCCGAAATGGGCAGAAGGCGTGCAACGCCCGTTTGTGCGCACCTACACCGTGCGCGATTTCGACCGCCAAGCCAACACGCTGACGATTGATTTTGTGCTGCACGGCGACAACGGCCCCGCTTCCGCCTTTGCCGAACGCGTGCAAACCGGCCAAACCATCGGCGTGAGCGCATCACGCGGCCGCGATGAAATGCTTAAACCTGCCGCCGAATACCTGATGGTGGGCGACCTCACCTCCCTGCCCGCCATCGAATCCATGCTGCTGGATATGGATGCCGGCGCGCGCGGCAATGTATTTATGCTGCTACCCGAAAACGAAACCCTGCCCTCCACCTTCCGCCACCCGCAAGGCGTGAATGTGCATACCGTTTATGCCGAGCCTGAGCAATACTCGAATATTATCGAACAAGTGCGCCAAGTCCGCCCAACTAGCGACGATTGCTATGTCTGGATTGCCGGTGAAGCCGCAATGGTGGGCGTGTTGCGCGATTTGATACGCAAAGGATGGCAGCTTTCCATCAAACAATGCTACGCCGTGCCATACTGGCGATTGGGTGGAGCGGAAGAAAAATACCACCAAAAACGCCATGATTTTATGGACAGCGATGTGGAATAA